The genomic region CCGGGCTCCACGCAGGTGACCCGCACGCCGGTGCCGGCGAGGTCCGCCTTCATGCCCTGCGAGAGCTGGTGGACGAACGCCTTCGTGGCTCCGTACACGTGGCCGGCGGGGTAGGGGTACGTCGCGGCGACCGAGCCGATGTGCACCACGTGCCCGCGGCCGCGCGCCACCATCCCAGGCAGCAGCGCGCGGGTCGCGTACACGAGCCCCTTGCAGTTGGTGTCGATCATCGCCTCGCAGTCGTCGACTGAGGCGCTCATCATCGGGTCGAGCCCGAGCGCGAGCCCGGCGGAGTTGATGAGGATGTCGACCTCCGCGTAGGCGGGCGCGCGGGAGGCCAGCGCCCCGAGCGCGCTCTCGAGGGCGCCGCGCTCGCGCACGTCGAGCGCCTCGACGTGGCAGCGCTCCCCGAGCTCGGCCGCGAGGACGTCGAGGCGCTCTCGTCGCCGCCCCACGACCACGACGCGCGCGCCGTCGTCGTGGAGCCGGAGCGCGCACGCACGCCCAATGCCCGAGGTCGCGCCCGTGATCACCGCCGTCTTGCCTTCGAGTCGCTTCACTGGCTGTCTCCTGCTCGCGCTTCGTGCGATCTCGCGCTTGCCGCGCGTCGACT from Myxococcales bacterium harbors:
- a CDS encoding SDR family NAD(P)-dependent oxidoreductase — translated: MKRLEGKTAVITGATSGIGRACALRLHDDGARVVVVGRRRERLDVLAAELGERCHVEALDVRERGALESALGALASRAPAYAEVDILINSAGLALGLDPMMSASVDDCEAMIDTNCKGLVYATRALLPGMVARGRGHVVHIGSVAATYPYPAGHVYGATKAFVHQLSQGMKADLAGTGVRVTCVEPGMVETEFSVVRFEGDAARAGKVYEGMTPLSADDIADVVHFAITRPAHVNLNVIELMPVAQGFGPFVVKRA